One part of the Ornithodoros turicata isolate Travis chromosome 2, ASM3712646v1, whole genome shotgun sequence genome encodes these proteins:
- the LOC135385183 gene encoding adenylate cyclase type 10-like isoform X1, translated as MWGFYRKLAGSDVVPTDATAGTSHAGNRSPAAEESEEGTKGQKKAWVKNLLQKDEKKEEAKPAAEPFVQCDHKTASRCLLNLMPVVSETVSGTLLNGTFLPDICLEVVHERAFSKLPFPKLAMTVVLFADISGFTALTETYSLTGALGIEALTRTLNHFFGHIIQHIFTAGGDIFKFAGDALFCIWKVDDQDKVAETIQTVVDCSLNIQKNYGEWPTCIGVTLRVKIGIATGMLEYHFFNDDYDSVHYSASGQVVEHVRNAEMLCTAGDTILSKEAWGYLQGKNIHQRYTFEPLQDEMVKITGFDPSISEEEKVSFTAFSGVRPALYALNFEDAPLLKRFISPVVVNIKTQEELIFLSEMRHVTIVFVCMPDFIDIDLLTLSAMYRIVSAALKETDGVLNKVITFDKGCSFLAVFGLPGYKGKNETCNALMCSNKLVHEISAMNIKVTAGITSGMTFCGIIGHPLRQEYTVIGRKVNLAARLMSRYSDHRIVCDEDTYQRSVLLMGQNNFQELEWRKLKGIEHMGRVFKVQIATEEEVMEAVPEYKGTVMGMLNEKEVIESFLVDFIVKRRCAKHMVLLRGETGCGKSHLVYWTMKCAERKGYKSASVRAGVRTMRVPFCSACFLLSGLLLSHGLIQPNQDNQTVIEDLLGMELASSTPLVISKGVIRLKNAPTLKLASASSLADVTWQTKAVTQAKDHLIILMERLCTKAPNILVVDDANYMDMLSWELLDKFGQVTAQYPCVVAMTSIPHSERVLPPPHIQKCLAKSVITVEIQPLGKEFLADFCFQRLNVKGVHNQIQRLLKEYTKGNPAAMVEILQVLKQKNLIQIVNSNTIPEARLKREFTVAREDEHETRESKPGEGYLVCDAVGESLMDDVQVPDSLQALTVVRMEMLNEQEIVLLKKASVCGKVFEVSLLKLLSATMTTAEINVAIKKLVEQHFITCAANTTMSNFVFLLEGKVADPPECPQCGQAGSLMRFHSAAVHKTIYATLTYDSRSEIHQDIATCLEENALSCRFCKEYLSVGVYTEATDEALMQSPPDRADLRVCKCHRMKANAYGQMGNHYFQCGMRGRALESFLSAAQCSLEVDDIKQAEEYLESSGSVFKASTWENVDDRYLKLKRIAISRMRASIQMFYGNIDESLQEIKTAFQLLGRNIPKDYRKNASNYAARVVKCCCVDEIEEEEFCLCTAARVFLNRRDPRVALDVSSHFWELVTCRNAPLYKKMPAIALVIESSHYVHIAYKKQKKLEDTAIKDCIHALEVEKHPRVSDLVSVLNTLIKIVEVRFLRTEINSAVDVGYEAFRIALNVHYTSMLLKILPYLAQTLLYSKNHSKCREVLSHLKHVAEVAEDTVGMALYYGGLAELLVHQFGIDVPALDNVQELYKTCLEFAISQSAKVPYTRNNEIEFYLTAAMAMWTSSCGLDQSCKEWLCRAKKLKSSFYWRSSYWGRRAQRHLSEIKWK; from the exons ATGTGGGGCTTTTACAGGAAGCTTGCCGGCAGCGATGTCGTTCCAACGGATGCCACAGCAGGGACTTCGCATGCTGGCAACCGATCGCCTGCAGCCGAAGAGTCTGAAGAAGGGACAAAAGGACAAAAGA AAGCCTGGGTGAAGAACCTGCTGCAAAAAGATGAGAAAAAAGAGGAAGCTAAGCCTGCTGCCG AGCCCTTCGTACAATGTGACCACAAGACCGCCAGTCGTTGTCTGCTGAACCTTATGCCAGTTGTATCAGAGACTGTGTCGGGCACTCTACTCAACGGGACCTTCTTGCCCGACATCTGTTTAGAAGTGGTCCACGAGCGTGCGTTTTCGAAGCTGCCATTTCCAAAGCTGGCCATGACTGTCGTCCTTTTTGCTGACATCTCCG GATTTACGGCGCTGACGGAGACCTATTCTCTGACCGGAGCGCTGGGGATTGAAGCATTGACGAGGACGCTGAACCATTTTTTCGGCCACATCATTCAGC ATATATTCACGGCCGGTGGGGACATCTTCAAATTTGCCG GTGATGCCCTGTTCTGTATCTGGAAAGTTGACGACCAGGACAAGGTGGCTGAGACCATTCAAACTGTCGTTGACTGCAGCCTCAACATCCAAAAGAACTACGGCGAGTGGCCGACATGCATCGGCGTAACTCTACGAGTCAAAATAG GTATTGCAACAGGAATGCTCGAATATCATTTCTTCAACGACGACTACGACTCCGTCCATTATTCGGCTAGCGGGCAGGTAGTGGAGCACGTCCGCAACGCTGAGATGCTTTGCACCGCAGGGGATACGATCCTGTCAAAGGAGGCCTGGGGCTACCTTCAGGGCAAGAACATCCATCAGCGTTACACGTTCGAACCATTACAGGACGAAATGGTCAAG ATTACAGGTTTTGATCCGTCGATATCCGAAGAGGAGAAAGTGTCCTTCACTGCTTTCTCGGGTGTCCGACCAGCTTTGTATGCTCTCAACTTCGAGGATGCTCCACTCTTGAAGCGCTTCATATCTCCTGTTGTAGTCAAT ATAAAGACCCAAGAAGAGCTCATCTTCCTCTCGGAGATGAGACATGTGACTATTGTGTTCGTTTGCATGCCAGACTTCATAGATATAGACCTGCTAACATTATCAGCCATGTACCGTATTGTGAGCGCAGCCTTGAAGGAAACAGACG GGGTGCTCAACAAGGTGATTACATTTGACAAG GGATGTTCCTTCCTGGCTGTGTTCGGCTTGCCGGGCTACAAGGGAAAGAATGAGACCTGTAATGCACTCATGTGTTCAAACAAGCTCGTGCATGAGATCAGCGCCATGAATAT CAAAGTGACAGCGGGGATCACGTCTGGCATGACCTTCTGCGGAATCATTGGCCATCCACTACGGCAGGAGTATACTG TGATCGGTCGAAAGGTGAACCTTGCTGCGCGCCTTATGAGCCGTTACTCGGACCACCGCATCGTGTGCGACGAGGACACATATCAACGTTCCGTGCTGCTCATGGGCCAAAACAACTTCCAGGAGCTTGAGTGGCGAAAACTCAAGGGCATAGAACACATGGGAAGGGTCTTCAAGGTGCAAATAGCCACCGAAGA GGAAGTCATGGAAGCGGTTCCTGAATACAAGGGAACTGTAATGGGAATGCTCAATGAGAAGGAAGTAATCGAGTCCTTCTTGGTTGACTTCATTGTGAAGCGTCGTTGTGCCAAGCATATGGTTCTTCTTCGAGGGGAAACTGGCTGTGGAAAGAGCCATCTTGTCTACTGGACGATGAAGTGTGCCGAGCGCAAAGGATACAA GTCGGCTTCTGTGAGGGCCGGTGTTCGCACAATGCGAGTGCCTTTCTGCTCTGCATGTTTCTTGCTGAGTGGGCTCCTTTTAAGCCACGGTCTCATCCAGCCCAACCAGGACAACCAGACAGTCATTGAAGACCTGCTGGGAATGGAACTTGCAAGTTCTACGCCGCTCGTCATCAGTAAAGGCGTTATTCGTCTTAAG AATGCGCCTACACTAAAGCTTGCCAGCGCCAGCAGTCTTGCGGACGTAACATGGCAGACCAAGGCTGTTACGCAAGCCAAGGATCATCTCATCATACTCATGGAAAGG CTGTGTACCAAGGCACCCAACATTCTGGTAGTGGACGACGCGAACTATATGGACATGCTGTCCTGGGAACTGCTGGATAAGTTCGGCCAAGTAACCGCCCAGTACCCATGCGTCGTGGCAATGACGAGCATTCCGCATTCCGAAAGGGTACTACCACCGCCACACATTCAGAAGTGCCTTGCCAAATCTGTGATCACTGTGGAGATACAACCGCTGGGTAAAGAATTTCTGGCAGATTTTTGCTTCCAACGGCTGAATGTCAAAGGAGTGCACAACCAGATACAGAG GTTGCTGAAGGAATACACCAAAGGCAATCCCGCAGCTATGGTAGAGATTCTGCAAGTTCTGAAGCAGAAGAACCTCATTCAGATCGTCAACTCTAACACGATACCGGAGGCGAGGCTCAAACGGGAGTTTACGGTAGCTCGTGAGGATGAACATGAGACCCGGGAGAGCAAACCCGGAGAAGGATAC CTCGTCTGTGACGCAGTCGGCGAAAGCCTAATGGATGACGTTCAGGTGCCAGATTCCCTTCAAG CGCTGACTGTGGTGAGAATGGAAATGTTGAACGAACAGGAAATAGTCTTGCTCAAGAAGGCATCCGTTTGCGGGaaagtgttcgaggtgtcgctTCTTAAACTGCTCAGCGCGACTATGACCACCGCCGAG ATTAATGTGGCCATAAAGAAACTGGTGGAACAGCACTTCATCACCTGTGCCGCTAATACAACCATGTCGAACTTTGTGTTCCTGCTCGAGGGCAAAGTGGCCGACCCTCCTGAATGTCCTCAGTGCGGCCAAGCAGGTTCGCTTATGAGATTTCACTCTGCCGCCGTCCACAAAACAATCTACGCGACGCTGACGTACGACAGTCGATCGGAAATCCATCAGGATATAGCGACGTGTCTGGAAGAGAACGCTCTGTCGTGTCGCTTCTGCAAGGAGTACCTCAGCGTTGGTGTCTACACTGAAGCCACAGATGAAGCATTAAT GCAATCGCCACCAGACAGGGCCGACCTACGTGTATGCAAATGCCATAGGATGAAGGCGAATGCGTACGGTCAGATGGGCAACCACTACTTCCAATGTGGAATGCGCGGCCGTGCGCTAGAATCTTTTCTGTCGGCTGCACAGTGCTCGCTGGAGGTCGACGATATCAAGCAG GCGGAGGAGTATCTCGAAAGTAGCGGGTCTGTGTTCAAGGCCTCTACTTGGGAAAACGTCGATGATCGCTACCTCAAACTGAAGCGCATCGCTATAAGCAGAATGAGGGCGAGC ATTCAAATGTTCTACGGCAACATTGACGAGTCCCTTCAAGAGATCAAGACTGCTTTTCAGCTCCTTGGTCGCAACATCCCGaaagattacaggaaaaatGCGTCCAACTATGCCGCGCGAGTGGTGAAGTG TTGTTGTGTGGATGAAATTGAGGAAGAAGAGTTCTGTTTGTGCACGGCGGCAAGGGTGTTCCTCAACCGCAGAGATCCCAGGGTGGCATTGGATGTTTCCAGCCACTTCTGGGAACTGGTCACGTGCAGAAATGCACCTCTGTACAAG AAAATGCCTGCTATAGCCTTGGTGATCGAGAGCAGCCATTACGTGCATATTGCttacaaaaagcaaaaaaagctAGAAGACACAGCAATAAAAGA CTGCATCCACGCCCTCGAAGTGGAAAAGCATCCGAGGGTCAGTGACCTGGTGTCAGTGTTGAATACATTGATCAAGATTGTCGAGGTTAGATTTCTGCGCACGGAGATAAACTCTGCCGTCGACGTTG GTTATGAAGCGTTCCGAATCGCTCTGAACGTCCACTACACTTCAATGCTACTGAAGATCTTGCCATACCTCGCACAGACCCTGCTATATAGTAAAAA TCACAGCAAATGTCGGGAAGTGCTGAGCCATCTAAAACACGTGGCAGAGGTGGCCGAAGACACAGTCGGAATGGCTCTTTATTATGGTGGATTGGCAGAACTTCTCGTTCATCAGT TTGGTATCGATGTGCCAGCGCTGGACAATGTGCAAGAACTCTACAAGACGTGCCTGGAGTTTGCCATCAGTCAAAGTGCCAAGGTACCATACACTCGCAACAACGAGATAGAGTTCTACCTCACTGCGGCCATGGCTATGTG GACCTCCTCTTGTGGCCTCGACCAAAGTTGTAAGGAATGGCTCTGCCGTGCAAAGAAGCTTAAGAGTTCCTTCTATTGGCGTTCTTCTTATTGGGGAAGAAGAGCTCAGCGGCATCTTTCAGAGATCAAGTGGAAGTAG